In Streptomyces sp. NBC_01551, one DNA window encodes the following:
- a CDS encoding TetR/AcrR family transcriptional regulator, which produces MAAGGVRAARKNAPPREDVLVAAMATIAERGLDGLTMAGLGRQVGMSSGHLLYYFGSKDELLLQTLEWSEAALGARRRALLSRRGPARERLGAYVDLYVPDAARDPHWTLWLEVWNRSQNAGPQERDRQAAIEGAWHRDLVALLAEGISRGEFRAVDPDRFAARLRALLDGFSIQVAVGLPGLSRDGILDHVREFLADALTPQSRD; this is translated from the coding sequence ATGGCGGCGGGCGGAGTACGGGCGGCGCGGAAGAACGCGCCGCCGCGCGAGGACGTACTCGTCGCCGCCATGGCCACGATCGCCGAGCGCGGCCTCGACGGCCTGACCATGGCCGGCCTGGGCCGCCAGGTCGGCATGAGCAGCGGCCACCTCCTCTACTACTTCGGCAGCAAGGACGAGCTCCTGCTCCAGACCCTGGAGTGGAGCGAGGCCGCGCTCGGCGCCCGGCGCCGCGCCCTGCTCTCCCGCCGCGGCCCGGCGCGCGAGCGCCTGGGGGCGTACGTGGACCTCTACGTGCCCGACGCCGCCCGGGATCCGCACTGGACGCTGTGGCTGGAGGTCTGGAACCGCTCGCAGAACGCGGGCCCGCAGGAACGCGACCGGCAGGCGGCCATCGAGGGCGCCTGGCACCGCGACCTGGTGGCGCTGCTCGCCGAGGGCATCTCGCGCGGGGAGTTCCGCGCGGTCGACCCCGACCGCTTCGCCGCCCGGCTGCGGGCGCTGCTCGACGGGTTCAGCATCCAGGTCGCAGTAGGCCTTCCGGGCCTGTCCCGGGACGGCATCCTGGACCACGTACGCGAGTTCCTCGCGGACGCGCTCACCCCGCAGAGCCGCGACTGA
- a CDS encoding YceI family protein, producing MGIFTRRSQESAAVNTAVSTLEVDPALAALTGDYVIDASHSSIGFTVRHAMVTNVRGSFADHEGTLHLDGSDPSRSTASIDVKIASVDTGIADRDGHLRGGDFFDAEAFPLMSFRSTQAAQLGGDTYRITGDLTIKGVTKPLSIDLEFNGSATDVYGNQRVGFEGTAEILRSEWGLTWNAALETGGVMVSDKVKLTFDISAIKQA from the coding sequence ATGGGTATCTTCACCCGCCGCAGCCAGGAGTCCGCCGCCGTGAACACCGCCGTCAGCACGCTGGAGGTGGACCCGGCCCTGGCCGCGCTCACCGGTGACTACGTCATCGACGCCTCCCACAGCAGCATCGGCTTCACCGTCCGCCACGCGATGGTGACCAACGTGCGCGGCAGCTTCGCCGACCACGAGGGCACCCTGCACCTGGACGGGTCGGACCCCTCCCGCTCCACCGCCTCCATCGACGTGAAGATCGCCTCCGTGGACACCGGCATCGCCGACCGCGACGGCCACCTGCGCGGCGGCGACTTCTTCGACGCCGAGGCCTTCCCGCTGATGAGCTTCCGCTCCACCCAGGCGGCCCAGCTGGGCGGTGACACGTACCGCATCACCGGTGACCTGACGATCAAGGGCGTGACGAAGCCGCTCTCCATCGACCTGGAGTTCAACGGCTCCGCCACCGACGTCTACGGCAACCAGCGCGTGGGCTTCGAGGGCACCGCCGAGATCCTGCGCTCCGAGTGGGGCCTGACCTGGAACGCGGCGCTGGAGACCGGCGGCGTGATGGTCAGCGACAAGGTCAAGCTGACCTTCGACATCTCCGCCATCAAGCAGGCCTGA
- a CDS encoding urease subunit alpha has protein sequence MSRQTPHSDHCAPGSRHIDPHEYASVFGPRAGDRVRLGDSGLTVRVEYDAQKPGDEFLAGFGKTARDGLHLKAAAVRETCDVVISNVLVIDAVLGIRKVSVGIREGRIHAIGRAGNPDTLDGVDVVVGTGTSIVSGEGMIATAGAVDTHVHLLSPRIMEASLAAGVTTVIGQEFGPVWGVGVNSPWALKHAFNAFDAWPVNIGFLARGSSSDAAPLVEALAEGGASGFKVHEDMGAHTRALDTALRVAEEHDVQVALHSDGLNECLSVEDTLRVLDGRTIHAFHIEGCGGGHVPNVLKMAGVPNVIGSSTNPTLPFGRDAVAEHYGMIVSVHDLKPDLPGDAAMARDRIRAGTMGAEDVLHDLGAIGITSSDAQGMGRAGETIRRTFAMAAKMKGELGPLAGDGEGDDNARVLRYMAKLTINPAIAHGLAHEIGSIEVGKLADIVLWRPQFFGAKPQLVLKSGFPAYGVTGDPNAATDTCEPLVLGPQFGAYGATAADISVAFVSAAAAALGSDRMPTRRRRVAVRGTRGIGPKDLLLNSRVGAVDVDARSGLVTLDGDPLRSEAADSVSLNRLYFL, from the coding sequence ATGAGCCGCCAGACCCCCCACAGCGACCACTGCGCGCCGGGCAGCCGGCACATCGACCCGCACGAGTACGCCTCCGTCTTCGGCCCCCGGGCCGGGGACCGGGTGCGGCTCGGCGACTCCGGGCTGACCGTCCGGGTCGAGTACGACGCCCAGAAGCCCGGGGACGAGTTCCTGGCCGGCTTCGGCAAGACCGCCCGCGACGGCCTGCACCTGAAGGCCGCCGCCGTCCGCGAGACCTGCGACGTCGTGATCAGCAACGTGCTGGTCATCGACGCCGTCCTCGGCATCCGCAAGGTCTCCGTCGGCATCCGCGAGGGCCGCATCCACGCCATCGGCCGGGCCGGGAACCCGGACACCCTGGACGGGGTCGACGTCGTCGTCGGCACCGGCACCTCGATCGTCTCCGGCGAAGGCATGATCGCCACCGCCGGCGCCGTGGACACCCATGTCCACCTGCTCTCGCCGCGGATCATGGAGGCCTCGCTCGCCGCGGGCGTCACCACCGTCATCGGCCAGGAGTTCGGCCCGGTCTGGGGCGTCGGCGTCAACTCCCCCTGGGCGCTCAAGCACGCCTTCAACGCCTTCGACGCCTGGCCGGTGAACATCGGCTTCCTCGCCCGCGGCTCCTCCTCCGACGCCGCCCCGCTGGTCGAGGCGCTGGCCGAGGGCGGCGCCTCCGGTTTCAAGGTCCACGAGGACATGGGCGCCCACACCCGCGCCCTGGACACCGCCCTGCGGGTGGCCGAGGAGCACGACGTACAGGTCGCCCTGCACAGCGACGGCCTCAACGAATGCCTCTCCGTCGAGGACACCCTGCGCGTCCTGGACGGCCGCACCATCCACGCCTTCCACATCGAGGGCTGCGGCGGCGGACACGTCCCCAACGTCCTCAAGATGGCCGGCGTCCCCAACGTCATCGGCTCCTCCACCAACCCCACCCTCCCCTTCGGCCGGGACGCCGTCGCCGAGCACTACGGCATGATCGTCTCCGTCCACGACCTCAAGCCCGACCTCCCGGGCGACGCCGCCATGGCCCGCGACCGGATCCGCGCCGGCACCATGGGCGCCGAGGACGTGCTCCACGACCTGGGCGCGATCGGCATCACCTCCTCCGACGCCCAGGGCATGGGCCGCGCGGGCGAGACCATCCGCCGCACCTTCGCCATGGCCGCCAAGATGAAGGGCGAGCTCGGCCCGCTGGCCGGCGACGGCGAGGGCGACGACAACGCCCGCGTCCTGCGGTACATGGCCAAGCTGACGATCAACCCGGCCATCGCCCACGGCCTGGCCCACGAGATCGGCTCCATCGAGGTCGGCAAGCTCGCCGACATCGTGCTGTGGCGCCCGCAGTTCTTCGGCGCGAAGCCCCAGTTGGTCCTCAAGTCCGGCTTCCCCGCCTACGGCGTCACCGGCGACCCCAACGCCGCCACCGACACCTGCGAACCGCTGGTCCTCGGCCCGCAGTTCGGGGCCTACGGCGCCACCGCCGCCGACATCTCCGTCGCCTTCGTCTCGGCCGCCGCCGCGGCCCTCGGCAGCGACCGGATGCCGACCCGGCGCCGCCGCGTCGCCGTCCGCGGCACCCGCGGCATCGGCCCCAAGGACCTCCTCCTGAACTCCCGGGTGGGCGCGGTCGACGTGGACGCGCGCAGCGGGCTCGTCACCCTCGACGGCGACCCGCTGCGCTCCGAAGCGGCCGATTCGGTCTCCCTCAACCGCCTGTACTTCTTGTAA
- a CDS encoding ATP/GTP-binding protein, which translates to MDFASSNGGAARSTTSAKIVVAGGFGVGKTTFVGAVSEINPLRTEAVMTSASAGIDDLTHTGDKTTTTVAMDFGRITLDQDLILYLFGTPGQDRFWFMWDDLVRGAIGAVVLVDTRRLADCFPAVDYFENSGLPFVIALNGFDGHQPYTPEEVREALQIGPDAPIITTDARHRADAKSALITLVEHALMARLR; encoded by the coding sequence GTGGACTTCGCAAGCTCTAACGGCGGAGCGGCTCGCTCCACCACCTCCGCGAAGATCGTGGTGGCGGGCGGCTTCGGCGTGGGCAAGACCACGTTCGTCGGCGCGGTCTCCGAGATCAACCCGCTGCGCACCGAAGCCGTGATGACCAGCGCCTCGGCCGGCATCGACGATCTGACCCACACCGGGGACAAGACGACCACCACGGTCGCGATGGACTTCGGTCGCATCACCTTGGACCAGGACCTGATCCTGTACCTCTTCGGTACCCCCGGTCAGGACCGCTTCTGGTTCATGTGGGACGACCTCGTCCGCGGTGCCATCGGTGCCGTGGTCCTCGTCGACACCCGTCGTCTGGCCGACTGCTTCCCCGCCGTCGACTACTTCGAGAACAGCGGTCTGCCGTTCGTCATCGCCCTGAACGGCTTCGACGGCCACCAGCCGTACACCCCGGAGGAAGTCCGCGAGGCCCTGCAGATCGGCCCGGACGCCCCGATCATCACCACCGACGCCCGCCACCGCGCGGACGCCAAGAGCGCGCTCATCACTCTCGTCGAGCACGCCCTCATGGCGCGCCTGCGGTAG
- a CDS encoding acyl-CoA carboxylase subunit epsilon, which translates to MSITADTLLKVEKGNAEPEELAAITAILLARAAAAPTAAPVHRIGSQAGWRRLERTPGFRAPHSWQG; encoded by the coding sequence ATGAGCATCACCGCCGACACCCTGCTGAAGGTCGAAAAGGGCAACGCCGAGCCCGAGGAGCTGGCCGCGATCACCGCGATCCTGCTCGCCCGCGCCGCCGCCGCTCCCACCGCCGCCCCCGTGCACCGCATCGGCTCCCAGGCCGGCTGGCGCCGCCTGGAGCGCACCCCGGGCTTCCGGGCCCCGCACAGCTGGCAGGGCTAG
- a CDS encoding agmatine/peptidylarginine deiminase has protein sequence MTKPAANGFRMPAEWTPHERTWMAWPSPNPTFTNERELAEAREAWGAVARAVRTYEPVTLVVSPGDAESARAIVGDDVELVERELDDAWMRDIGPTFVTNGAGELAAVDWTFNGWGAQEWARWDHDSKIARHVSDLIGTRTFSTPLVNEGGAVHVDGEGTVLLTDTVQLGKGRNPDWTREQVEAEIHAHLGTTKAIWLPYGLAGDYGTYGTQGHVDIVAAFARPGVVMVHSQPDPAHPDHERCKTIAAILRASTDAQGRRLEVVEIPAPTTLVEDGDWVDYSYINHYLCNGGVVLCAFDDPRDEEAAEIFRGLFPERTVTLVDARTIFAGGGGIHCITQQQPKV, from the coding sequence ATGACCAAGCCCGCCGCCAACGGATTCCGGATGCCCGCCGAGTGGACGCCCCACGAGCGCACCTGGATGGCCTGGCCCAGCCCCAACCCGACCTTCACCAACGAGCGGGAACTCGCCGAGGCCCGCGAGGCCTGGGGCGCCGTCGCCCGCGCGGTCCGCACGTACGAGCCCGTGACCCTCGTGGTCTCGCCCGGTGACGCCGAGAGCGCCCGCGCGATCGTCGGCGATGACGTCGAGCTGGTCGAGCGGGAGCTCGACGACGCCTGGATGCGCGACATCGGCCCCACCTTCGTCACCAACGGCGCGGGCGAGCTGGCCGCCGTGGACTGGACGTTCAACGGCTGGGGCGCCCAGGAGTGGGCCCGCTGGGACCACGACTCGAAGATCGCCCGGCACGTCTCCGACCTGATCGGCACCCGGACGTTCAGCACCCCGCTGGTCAACGAGGGCGGCGCCGTCCACGTCGACGGCGAGGGCACCGTGCTCCTCACCGACACCGTGCAGCTCGGCAAGGGCCGCAACCCCGACTGGACCCGCGAGCAGGTCGAGGCCGAGATCCACGCCCACCTCGGCACCACCAAGGCGATCTGGCTCCCGTACGGCCTGGCCGGCGACTACGGCACCTACGGCACCCAGGGCCACGTGGACATCGTCGCCGCGTTCGCCCGCCCCGGCGTGGTCATGGTCCACAGCCAGCCCGACCCGGCCCACCCGGACCACGAGCGCTGCAAGACCATCGCCGCCATCCTGCGCGCCTCCACCGACGCCCAGGGCCGGCGGCTGGAGGTCGTGGAGATCCCCGCGCCGACCACCCTGGTGGAGGACGGGGACTGGGTGGACTACTCGTACATCAACCACTACCTCTGCAACGGCGGCGTGGTCCTCTGCGCCTTCGACGACCCGCGCGACGAGGAGGCCGCCGAGATCTTCCGCGGACTGTTCCCCGAGCGGACCGTGACGCTGGTTGACGCACGTACGATTTTCGCCGGGGGTGGCGGTATCCACTGCATCACCCAGCAGCAGCCCAAGGTCTGA
- a CDS encoding acyl-CoA carboxylase subunit beta, with protein sequence MTVVDQTSSEPTDARGRVAELHDLREQAKRGPSDRATEAQHAKGKLTARERIALLLDEGSFHEVEQLRRHRATGFGLEAKKPYTDGVITGWGTVEGRTVFVYAHDFRIFGGALGEAHATKIHKIMDMAIAAGAPLVSLNDGAGARIQEGVSALAGYGGIFQRNTKASGVIPQISVMLGPCAGGAAYSPALTDFVFMVRDTSQMFITGPDVVRAVTGEEISQNGLGGADVHAETSGVAHFAYDDEETCISEVRYLISMLPSNNRENPPVHDSSDPADRRSDVLLDLVPADGNRPYDMLKVIEELVDEGDVLEIHERWARNIICALARLDGQVVGIVANQPGHLAGVLDIHASEKAARFVQLCDAFNIPIITLLDVPGFLPGVDQEHGGIIRHGAKLLYAYCNATVPRISLILRKAYGGAYIVMDSQSIGADLTYAWPTNEIAVMGAEGAANVIFRKQIADAEDPEAMRARMVKEYKAELMHPYYAAERGLVDDVIDPAETRSTLISALAMLRNKHADLPSRKHGNPPQ encoded by the coding sequence ATGACCGTTGTGGATCAGACTTCGAGCGAGCCGACGGATGCCCGCGGACGTGTGGCCGAGTTGCACGACCTGCGTGAGCAGGCCAAGCGCGGCCCCAGTGACCGGGCGACCGAGGCGCAGCACGCCAAGGGCAAGCTGACGGCCCGGGAGCGGATCGCGCTCCTGCTGGACGAGGGGTCCTTCCACGAGGTCGAGCAGCTGCGCCGGCACCGGGCGACGGGTTTCGGCCTGGAGGCGAAGAAGCCCTACACCGACGGTGTGATCACCGGGTGGGGCACGGTCGAGGGCCGCACGGTCTTCGTCTACGCGCACGACTTCCGGATCTTCGGCGGCGCGCTGGGCGAGGCGCACGCGACGAAGATCCACAAGATCATGGACATGGCCATCGCGGCCGGCGCGCCGCTGGTGTCGCTGAACGACGGCGCGGGCGCCCGTATCCAGGAGGGCGTCTCGGCGCTGGCCGGCTACGGCGGGATCTTCCAGCGCAACACGAAGGCCTCCGGGGTCATCCCGCAGATCTCGGTGATGCTGGGCCCGTGCGCCGGCGGCGCCGCGTACTCCCCGGCGCTGACGGACTTCGTGTTCATGGTCCGCGACACCTCGCAGATGTTCATCACCGGCCCGGACGTGGTCCGCGCGGTGACCGGCGAGGAGATCTCCCAGAACGGGCTCGGCGGCGCCGACGTCCACGCCGAGACCTCCGGCGTGGCGCACTTCGCGTACGACGACGAGGAGACCTGCATCTCCGAGGTCCGCTACCTCATCTCGATGCTCCCCTCCAACAACCGCGAGAACCCGCCCGTCCACGACAGCTCCGACCCGGCCGACCGCCGCTCGGACGTCCTGCTGGACCTGGTCCCCGCGGACGGGAACCGGCCGTACGACATGCTCAAGGTCATCGAGGAACTCGTCGACGAGGGCGACGTCCTGGAGATCCACGAGCGCTGGGCCCGCAACATCATCTGCGCGCTGGCCCGCCTGGACGGGCAGGTCGTGGGCATCGTCGCCAACCAGCCCGGCCACCTCGCCGGCGTCCTGGACATCCACGCCTCCGAGAAGGCCGCGCGTTTCGTCCAGCTGTGCGACGCGTTCAACATCCCGATCATCACCCTCCTGGACGTCCCCGGCTTCCTGCCGGGCGTCGACCAGGAACACGGCGGCATCATCCGCCACGGCGCCAAGCTGCTGTACGCGTACTGCAACGCCACCGTGCCGCGGATCAGCCTGATCCTGCGCAAGGCGTACGGCGGCGCGTACATCGTCATGGACTCGCAGTCCATCGGCGCCGACCTCACCTACGCCTGGCCGACCAACGAGATCGCCGTGATGGGCGCCGAGGGCGCGGCCAACGTCATCTTCCGCAAGCAGATCGCGGACGCCGAGGACCCCGAGGCGATGCGCGCGCGCATGGTCAAGGAGTACAAGGCCGAGCTGATGCACCCGTACTACGCCGCCGAGCGCGGCCTCGTCGACGACGTCATCGACCCCGCCGAGACCCGCTCCACACTGATCAGCGCCCTCGCGATGCTCCGCAACAAGCACGCCGATCTGCCGTCGCGCAAGCACGGCAACCCGCCGCAGTAA
- a CDS encoding cytosine permease — translation MPIEQRGVDTIPEEERTSGPGDLISILLGSNLCLGVIVFGWLPPSFGLGLWPSVTAIVTGTLVGIAFTAPLALVSLRTATNLSTSSGAQFGVRGRLVGSVVGLLLSLGYTALTLWIGGDVMVGVLSRLTGLPDTGVSRAVMYGVLAACTVVGAVFGYRLLLRMSKVLSIGMVVLLAIGVFAYSGDFTTAAPPETPYLLGSFWPTWLLAAVAAGLSGPVAFITLLGDYTRYISPRRHSSRKVLWSTALGLLVGLLIPQLFGTYTALAAKAGADYAGPLVEAAPFWYLVPLLAAAAAGSVGNAGLMLYSMGLDLDAIVPRATRTTATLVAAAVATAFVFVGSFEWDVQSAMTSFVLVLTAIGTPWAVITLIGYVRCRGRYDADALQVFNRRSVGGVYWYRRGWNVAATVSWAVGAGVGLLAVTTPFYEGPLLAVTGGVDCSFVLSGLVGGLVYTALTFRAVPAPGVAAGAADRVAVAVD, via the coding sequence ATGCCCATCGAACAGCGCGGCGTCGACACCATCCCCGAGGAGGAGCGGACGAGCGGTCCCGGTGACCTGATCTCGATCCTGCTCGGCTCCAATCTCTGCCTCGGTGTCATCGTCTTCGGCTGGCTGCCCCCGTCCTTCGGACTGGGCCTGTGGCCCTCGGTCACCGCCATCGTGACCGGCACCCTCGTCGGCATCGCCTTCACCGCGCCGCTCGCACTGGTGTCCCTTCGCACGGCGACGAACCTCTCCACCTCCAGCGGCGCACAGTTCGGCGTACGCGGCCGGCTCGTCGGCTCGGTGGTCGGCCTGCTGCTCTCCCTCGGCTACACGGCGCTCACCCTGTGGATCGGCGGCGACGTGATGGTCGGCGTCCTGTCCCGGCTCACCGGACTGCCGGACACCGGCGTGTCGCGGGCCGTGATGTACGGCGTACTGGCCGCCTGTACCGTCGTCGGGGCCGTCTTCGGCTACCGGCTGCTGCTGCGCATGAGCAAGGTCCTGTCCATCGGCATGGTGGTGCTGCTGGCCATCGGCGTCTTCGCGTACTCCGGCGACTTCACCACCGCCGCGCCGCCGGAGACCCCGTACCTCCTCGGCTCCTTCTGGCCGACCTGGCTGCTCGCCGCCGTCGCCGCCGGGCTCAGCGGCCCCGTCGCCTTCATCACCCTGCTCGGCGACTACACCCGCTACATCTCCCCGCGCCGCCACAGCTCCCGCAAGGTGCTGTGGTCCACCGCCCTCGGTCTGCTGGTCGGCCTGCTGATACCGCAGCTGTTCGGGACCTACACCGCGCTCGCCGCCAAGGCCGGCGCCGACTACGCCGGACCGCTCGTCGAGGCCGCGCCCTTCTGGTACCTGGTCCCGCTGCTCGCCGCCGCCGCGGCCGGCTCGGTCGGCAACGCGGGCCTGATGCTCTACTCCATGGGCCTCGACCTCGACGCGATCGTCCCGAGGGCCACCCGGACCACCGCCACCCTGGTCGCCGCGGCCGTCGCCACCGCCTTCGTGTTCGTCGGCTCCTTCGAGTGGGACGTCCAGTCCGCGATGACCTCGTTCGTGCTCGTGCTGACCGCGATCGGCACCCCGTGGGCCGTGATCACCCTGATCGGATACGTCCGCTGCCGGGGGCGCTACGACGCCGACGCCCTCCAGGTCTTCAACCGCCGCTCGGTCGGCGGCGTCTACTGGTACCGCCGCGGCTGGAACGTGGCCGCCACCGTCTCCTGGGCGGTCGGCGCGGGCGTAGGCCTGCTCGCCGTGACCACCCCGTTCTACGAGGGCCCGCTGCTCGCCGTCACCGGCGGCGTGGACTGCTCGTTCGTCCTGTCCGGCCTGGTCGGCGGGCTGGTGTACACGGCGCTGACGTTCCGCGCCGTGCCCGCGCCCGGAGTCGCTGCCGGCGCGGCGGACAGGGTGGCGGTCGCCGTCGACTGA
- the cimA gene encoding citramalate synthase: MTTTPEATGAAAVLDDSFHVFDTTLRDGAQREGINLTVADKLTIARHLDDFGVGFIEGGWPGANPRDTEFFARARAEIAFKHAKLVAFGATRRAGGSAAEDPQVRALLESGAPVITLVAKSHDRHVELALRTTLDENLEMVRDTVSHLVAQGRRVFVDCEHFFDGYRANAEYAKSVVRTAHEAGADVVILCDTNGGMLPAQVTAVVATVLADTGARLGIHAQDDTGCAVANTLAAVDAGATHVQCTANGYGERVGNANLFPVVAALEIKYGRTVLPAGALAEMTRISHAIAEVVNLTPSTHQPYVGVSAFAHKAGLHASAIKVDPDLYQHIDPERVGNTMRMLVSDMAGRASIELKGKELGVDLGGDRALVSRVVERVKERELQGYTYEAADASFELLLRAEVEGRARKYFRTESWRAIVEDRPDGTHANEATVKLWAKGERIVATAEGNGPVNALDRSLRVALERFYPQLAKFELVDYKVRILEGKHGTESTTRVLISTTDGTREWSTVGVAPNVIAASWQALEDAFTYGLLHAGVEPAE; the protein is encoded by the coding sequence ATGACGACGACACCAGAGGCGACAGGGGCAGCAGCGGTCCTCGACGACAGCTTCCACGTCTTCGACACCACCCTGCGCGACGGCGCCCAGCGTGAGGGCATCAACCTCACGGTCGCGGACAAGCTGACCATCGCCCGGCACCTGGACGACTTCGGGGTGGGCTTCATCGAGGGCGGCTGGCCCGGCGCCAACCCCCGCGACACCGAGTTCTTCGCCCGTGCGCGGGCCGAGATCGCCTTCAAGCACGCGAAACTGGTCGCCTTCGGCGCCACCCGGCGGGCCGGCGGCTCGGCCGCCGAGGACCCCCAGGTGCGGGCCCTGCTGGAGTCCGGCGCCCCGGTGATCACGCTGGTCGCCAAGTCCCACGACCGCCACGTCGAGCTCGCGCTGCGCACCACGCTGGACGAGAACCTGGAGATGGTCCGGGACACCGTCTCCCACCTGGTCGCCCAGGGCCGCCGGGTCTTCGTCGACTGCGAGCACTTCTTCGACGGCTACCGCGCCAACGCCGAGTACGCGAAGTCCGTCGTCCGCACCGCCCACGAGGCCGGGGCCGACGTGGTCATCCTCTGCGACACCAACGGCGGCATGCTGCCCGCGCAGGTGACCGCGGTCGTCGCGACCGTCCTCGCCGACACCGGCGCCCGGCTCGGCATCCACGCCCAGGACGACACCGGCTGCGCGGTGGCCAACACCCTCGCCGCGGTCGACGCCGGGGCCACGCACGTCCAGTGCACCGCCAACGGCTACGGCGAGCGCGTCGGCAACGCCAACCTGTTCCCGGTCGTCGCCGCGCTGGAGATCAAGTACGGGCGCACGGTGCTCCCCGCGGGCGCGCTGGCCGAGATGACCCGGATCTCGCACGCCATCGCCGAGGTGGTCAACCTGACCCCCTCCACGCACCAGCCGTACGTGGGTGTCTCCGCCTTCGCGCACAAGGCCGGCCTGCACGCCTCGGCCATCAAGGTCGACCCGGACCTGTACCAGCACATCGACCCCGAGCGGGTCGGCAACACCATGCGGATGCTGGTCTCCGACATGGCCGGCCGGGCCTCCATCGAGCTCAAGGGCAAGGAGCTCGGTGTCGACCTCGGCGGGGACCGCGCGCTGGTCTCCCGGGTCGTCGAGCGGGTCAAGGAGCGGGAGCTCCAGGGCTACACGTACGAGGCCGCCGACGCCTCCTTCGAGCTGCTGCTGCGCGCGGAGGTCGAGGGCCGGGCGCGCAAGTACTTCCGTACGGAGTCGTGGCGGGCGATCGTCGAGGACCGCCCGGACGGCACGCACGCCAACGAGGCCACGGTGAAGCTGTGGGCCAAGGGGGAGCGGATCGTCGCGACGGCGGAGGGCAACGGCCCGGTCAACGCCCTCGACCGGTCGCTGCGGGTGGCTCTCGAACGCTTCTACCCGCAGCTCGCCAAGTTCGAGCTGGTGGACTACAAGGTCCGCATCCTGGAGGGCAAGCACGGCACGGAGTCCACGACCCGCGTGCTGATCTCCACGACGGACGGCACCCGCGAGTGGTCCACGGTCGGTGTGGCCCCGAACGTGATCGCGGCGTCCTGGCAGGCGCTGGAGGACGCGTTCACCTACGGCCTCCTCCACGCGGGCGTGGAGCCGGCCGAGTAG
- the ureA gene encoding urease subunit gamma — translation MRLTPTERDRLLLRSAAELARARRARGLRLNVPEATALIADTVCEAARDGKRLAEAIEEARTVLGPDDVLPGVADVVTEVHVEAVFDDGSRLAVVSSPIQGAVGLGDDAPGAVVPGPGAPQPEPVVHLRVRNTASVPVSVTSHFHFFEANPRLDFDRAAAYGMRLCVPAGSSVRFDPHGEGEVGLVPIGGDRIAVGFAGLVDGPLDAPGAKAQALARAAACGYLGTGPADEASPAAGHAPGNDLPRPEGNPA, via the coding sequence GTGCGGCTGACCCCTACGGAGCGCGACCGCCTGCTGCTGCGCAGCGCCGCGGAACTGGCCAGGGCCCGACGGGCCCGCGGACTGAGGCTCAACGTCCCCGAGGCCACGGCGCTCATCGCGGACACGGTCTGCGAGGCCGCGCGCGACGGCAAGCGGCTGGCGGAGGCCATCGAGGAGGCCCGCACCGTACTGGGCCCGGACGACGTCCTGCCCGGCGTGGCCGACGTGGTCACCGAGGTGCACGTGGAGGCCGTCTTCGACGACGGATCCCGTCTCGCGGTGGTCTCGTCCCCGATCCAGGGCGCGGTCGGCCTGGGCGACGACGCCCCCGGCGCCGTCGTGCCCGGCCCCGGTGCCCCCCAGCCGGAGCCGGTGGTGCACCTGCGGGTGCGCAACACCGCCTCCGTGCCGGTGAGCGTCACCTCCCACTTCCACTTCTTCGAGGCGAACCCCCGGCTCGACTTCGACCGGGCCGCCGCCTACGGCATGCGCCTGTGCGTTCCCGCGGGGTCCTCCGTACGGTTCGACCCGCACGGCGAGGGCGAGGTCGGGCTCGTCCCGATCGGCGGCGACCGCATCGCCGTCGGCTTCGCCGGTCTGGTGGACGGCCCCCTGGACGCCCCCGGCGCGAAGGCGCAGGCCCTGGCGAGGGCGGCGGCGTGCGGCTACCTGGGCACGGGCCCGGCCGACGAGGCCTCCCCGGCCGCCGGCCATGCGCCCGGCAACGACCTCCCGCGTCCCGAAGGGAACCCGGCATGA